A single Atopobiaceae bacterium DNA region contains:
- a CDS encoding MarR family winged helix-turn-helix transcriptional regulator, which translates to MAERETDKMDYEDAAKKLIVYSRGVAKGFLSTAVGLSAGEAPILEYLSRDDQGQNPSELAERLGYTRPRTTRILDSLESKGYVERTQDVHDRRRVIVRATPAGRAHASSEESEGVNSLAGALSSMGEHDAKQLLKALEQAYSLTYDRDDILGDTKGD; encoded by the coding sequence AGCTCATCGTCTATTCGCGCGGCGTCGCAAAGGGATTCCTCAGCACGGCCGTGGGACTCTCGGCCGGCGAGGCTCCCATCCTCGAGTACCTGTCGCGTGACGATCAGGGGCAGAACCCCTCCGAGCTCGCTGAGCGTCTTGGTTACACGCGCCCGCGGACGACGCGCATCCTCGACTCGTTGGAGTCGAAGGGCTACGTCGAGCGCACGCAGGACGTGCATGACCGGAGACGCGTCATCGTGCGTGCCACGCCGGCGGGTCGCGCGCATGCCAGCTCCGAGGAGTCCGAGGGCGTGAACAGCCTGGCGGGAGCGCTCAGCTCCATGGGCGAGCATGATGCGAAGCAGCTGCTCAAGGCGCTTGAGCAGGCCTACAGCCTTACCTATGACCGTGACGACATCCTCGGTGACACCAAGGGCGACTGA